Within the Acidipropionibacterium acidipropionici genome, the region ACTGACCAATCGCGAGCGCATTGACCGCGCTGCCGGGGCTCTCGCGGGGGTGCTCGGCCCGGCCCTCGACCGCACCATCGCCGGGCAGATCCCCCCGGGCACCACCTGGGTCGATCTCTTCCGCATCAAGGACACGGGCGGCTCGGAGCGCGAATACAGCCACGACGACGTCCGCCTCCAACTCCGGGCGCTCACCGAGAACTTCTTGAATCTCCGCCGCCCGTTCTCCTCCCTGGTCAACCGTGCCGAGGAGAACCTGGCAGGGGAACTGCGCGAGGTTCTCAACAAGTGGGCCCACCGGGAGCCCTTCAACACCGACGACACCTACCGGGCGCTCGACACCACCGAGCGCCTGCTCCGCGTGCTCGATGCCCCGCAGGAGGCCCGCCAGGTCGCGGCCATGCGTCAGGAGCTGCTGCGGGTGCGCATCTCCGACGAGGCGCGCACCGACACCCGCAAGGACGTCGACCTGGCCGACGTCGAGCTCCCCGCCTGGCACGAGGTGCTCACGCCCCACCCCGACGTCCTCAACGGACGGTTTCAGGAGAGCGAGTTCGCCGCCAACCTCCACTCCGTGGCCACCGGGACCGGCGACGTCGGCCACGAGTATTCCGACCCCGTCGAGTTCTTCCGCCGCACATATCTGACCGAGGGCCTCAAGGACCTGCTCTCCCAGGCGGTGCAGCGGATCGCCGGCACCGGCACCGGCACCGGCGGGTCCCCCATCGTCAATCTGCAGTCCACCTTCGGCGGCGGCAAGACCCACTCCATGCTCGCCGTCTGGCACCTGTTCTCCGGGGTGTCCGCCGAGAGCCTTCCCGATGACGTCCAGAGCATCGTCAAGGACGCGCAGCTGGATCGGCTCCACGTCAACCGGGCCGCCATCGTCGGCAATGAGATCGCACCCGGGAGCGCCGACGTCAAGGACGACGGCACCGAGGTGCGCACCCTCTGGGGCGAGCTCGCCCTGCAGCTCGGCGGCAAGAGGGGCTACGCGCTCGTCGCCGACGCCGACCGCACCGCCACGAGCCCGGGATCCGGACTGCGACGTCTCATCGCCGATGCCGCACCGTGCGTCATCCTCATCGACGAGTGGGTGGCCTACGCCCGGCAGCTCCTGGGTCGCGACGACCTGCCCGGCGGCACCTTCGACACCCAGTTCACCTTCGCCCAGCAGCTCTCCGAAGTGGTCTCCACCACCCCGGGGGCGCTGCTGCTCGTCTCCATCCCCGCATCCGACATCCGCACCGACACCGACGGCAACCGTGTCGAGACCCCGGCCAGCGAGCTGGAGACCGGCGGCGCCAACGGACACACCGCTCTGCAGAAGCTCGAGCACGTCATCGGGCGCGTGGCCCACCAGTGGCAGCCGGCATCCAATGACGAGTCCTTCGAGATCGTGCGGCGCCGGCTCTTCCGAGAGCCCGACGGCGATGCGCAGCGGCGGATCAATCAGACGGCGCGGCGCTTCGTCAACCTGTACCGGGAGACGCCCGGCCTGTTCCCCCAGGGCGCCGACACTGCGGAGTACGAGCGGCGGATCCGTCGCGCCTTCCCCATCCATCCCGAGCTCTTCGACAGGCTCTACGAGGACTGGTCGACCCTGGAACGCTTCCAGCGCACCCGCGGCGTGCTGCGCCTCATGTCCACGGTGATCGCAGAGCTAGTCAAGGAGGGGGACAACTCGCCTATCATCATGCCCGGCACCATCCCGATCGGTGCTGCCGGCGTCACCAGCGAATTCGCCAGCTACGTCGATGCGGCATGGCGAGGAGTCATCTCCGCCGACGTCGACGGCCCGCAGGCCTCCGCCCGCGCCGTCGACGAGGAGAGGCCCGTCTACGGCCGCCGCGCCCTGTCCACGCGTCTCGCCCGGGCGCTCTTCCTCGGCTCCGCCCCGACGGTCGGCGGTGCCCATGCGGGCCTGGACCGCAAGGACCTCACACTCGGCGTCGTCATGCCCGGAGACACCGTGCGCAACGCCGACTCCGCCCTGGCCCTGCTCCAGCAGCGCAGCGCCTACATCTTCCAGGACGGGGAGCGCTACTGGCTCGACGTCACCCCATCACTCAACCGGATCGCGTCCGAGCGCGCCGCCGCGCTGGATGCCGAGGACGTCGAGGCCGCCATCATCGAACGCCTCAGGGCCCGGAGCCGGGACACCGGAGGTCTGTTCAAGGCCGTCATCGTCGCGCCGGACAGCGGCTCCGAGATCCCCGAGGACGACGAGACACGACTGATCGTGCTCGGGCCGGGCATGCCGTTCAGCGCCCGCAGCGCCACCTCCGAGGCCCGAGACGCCGTCATCGAAATGACGAAGAACCGCGGTGCCACGCCGCGCGAGTACCGCAACACTCTGGTCTTCGTGGCACCCGACAGCCGACGGGTCGACGATCTGCGCAGCGCGATGCGCGCACACCTGGCATGGAAGGGCATCCGCGACGACGCCGACCGTCTCGACCTGCGTCAGGAGCAGATGCGGACCGCCGCGCAGCGCTCAGACGATGAGAACAAGCGTGTCGAGAGCCTCATCTCAGACGCGTGGACGCACGGACTGACTCCCCACCAGACCGGCAACAATCCCGAGATCGAGGTGCGGACCTTCAAGCTCGACACCTCGGAGCCGAGACTGCACGCCCGAGCCGAGAAGGGATTCACCCGCGACGACGAACTCGTGGCCGGGACCTATGGGCCGCGCGTCATCCTCATGAACCTGGAGCGATACCTCGCCCGCATCTGGAACAAGGGGTACATCAGCGCCCGCGAACTGTACGAGCTGCACGCCAAATATCTCTATCTGCCGCGGCTGCGCTCGATTCAGGTGCTGTACCGGGGGCTGGACGACGCCACAGGGAACATCACCGGCGACGTCTTCTGGCTCGCCGACGGCTATGACGAGGCGACCGGAGACTTCGAGGAGCTCGTCGGGCCGACGTCCGGAGAGATGGTCGTAGCAAGGCCCGAGACGCTGCTGGTGAGTCAGCGTCTCGCCGAGGCGCAGGTCGCACGTCAGAAGGCCGCCGAGGAGACGAGAACCGGTCATGACGAGCCCGGGCCGTCCCCCCTTCCGGGCGGCGGAACCGGACCCGGTGACGACGGGGACGACGGACGCGACGACGACAATCCGCCTACCCCGCAGCTCGACCGCAATGCCGCCTACCACGGAACCTTCGAGATCGACGCCGGAGGAGACGTGGAGGGGAGCCTGGCCGAGATCGCCGATGCGATCATCACGCAGCTGCGGGATGCCGGGCCGGATTCCCTCGAGGTCACGATGACCGTCGAATCCCATCGGGCGGGCGGCTTCCCCGAGGGCATCGTGCGGGCGGTCCGGGAGAACGGACGAGGCCTCGGGGCGGCGAAGAACCGGTTCGAGGACGAGTGAGGACGACATGGCCGGGGAACTGCAC harbors:
- a CDS encoding DUF499 domain-containing protein; translated protein: MALTNRERIDRAAGALAGVLGPALDRTIAGQIPPGTTWVDLFRIKDTGGSEREYSHDDVRLQLRALTENFLNLRRPFSSLVNRAEENLAGELREVLNKWAHREPFNTDDTYRALDTTERLLRVLDAPQEARQVAAMRQELLRVRISDEARTDTRKDVDLADVELPAWHEVLTPHPDVLNGRFQESEFAANLHSVATGTGDVGHEYSDPVEFFRRTYLTEGLKDLLSQAVQRIAGTGTGTGGSPIVNLQSTFGGGKTHSMLAVWHLFSGVSAESLPDDVQSIVKDAQLDRLHVNRAAIVGNEIAPGSADVKDDGTEVRTLWGELALQLGGKRGYALVADADRTATSPGSGLRRLIADAAPCVILIDEWVAYARQLLGRDDLPGGTFDTQFTFAQQLSEVVSTTPGALLLVSIPASDIRTDTDGNRVETPASELETGGANGHTALQKLEHVIGRVAHQWQPASNDESFEIVRRRLFREPDGDAQRRINQTARRFVNLYRETPGLFPQGADTAEYERRIRRAFPIHPELFDRLYEDWSTLERFQRTRGVLRLMSTVIAELVKEGDNSPIIMPGTIPIGAAGVTSEFASYVDAAWRGVISADVDGPQASARAVDEERPVYGRRALSTRLARALFLGSAPTVGGAHAGLDRKDLTLGVVMPGDTVRNADSALALLQQRSAYIFQDGERYWLDVTPSLNRIASERAAALDAEDVEAAIIERLRARSRDTGGLFKAVIVAPDSGSEIPEDDETRLIVLGPGMPFSARSATSEARDAVIEMTKNRGATPREYRNTLVFVAPDSRRVDDLRSAMRAHLAWKGIRDDADRLDLRQEQMRTAAQRSDDENKRVESLISDAWTHGLTPHQTGNNPEIEVRTFKLDTSEPRLHARAEKGFTRDDELVAGTYGPRVILMNLERYLARIWNKGYISARELYELHAKYLYLPRLRSIQVLYRGLDDATGNITGDVFWLADGYDEATGDFEELVGPTSGEMVVARPETLLVSQRLAEAQVARQKAAEETRTGHDEPGPSPLPGGGTGPGDDGDDGRDDDNPPTPQLDRNAAYHGTFEIDAGGDVEGSLAEIADAIITQLRDAGPDSLEVTMTVESHRAGGFPEGIVRAVRENGRGLGAAKNRFEDE